The Pyrodictium delaneyi genome contains a region encoding:
- a CDS encoding RpoL/Rpb11 RNA polymerase subunit family protein, whose protein sequence is MTGKVKLLKREGNTIEIELIGEDHTIANLIAKYAIKKSGVVYSSYIISHPLISNPVIVLSTDGSKDPLDVIEEVLHDIIKDANEFQQMFEEALKSNGECKA, encoded by the coding sequence GTGACTGGTAAGGTAAAACTGCTAAAACGTGAAGGTAATACAATAGAAATAGAGCTTATAGGAGAGGATCACACAATAGCAAACTTGATAGCAAAGTACGCGATAAAGAAGTCAGGCGTAGTCTACTCCTCGTACATAATATCGCATCCCTTGATAAGCAATCCTGTGATAGTACTATCAACAGATGGTAGTAAGGATCCGCTGGACGTTATCGAGGAGGTACTTCACGATATAATAAAGGATGCTAATGAGTTCCAACAGATGTTCGAGGAGGCTCTAAAGAGTAATGGTGAATGTAAAGCATGA
- a CDS encoding DUF2067 family protein, with product MIKRKLYVANLPPGIPIDKVYEKISSAIRSGYAEISIRGGRVYIEIVGTEFEIKDSWYRVRQALADLWELYRLRTRREASIEAIVKEAGRTFPPEALVYALELRGYEARLSDDKSLLYTTAPPEEVITTARKIADAIDQLKYRVRGSAAKRMIAAIAAGLDVDVEHVIEYGLRSRVLEETEDGIILREEWRRGLRKIAVMLKGAQTPG from the coding sequence GTGATTAAGAGAAAGCTCTATGTTGCAAACCTACCACCAGGAATACCCATCGACAAGGTCTACGAAAAGATTAGTAGTGCTATCCGCAGCGGTTATGCTGAGATAAGCATACGTGGGGGTAGAGTGTATATAGAGATCGTTGGTACAGAGTTCGAGATAAAGGATAGCTGGTACCGCGTACGCCAAGCACTAGCTGATCTCTGGGAGCTTTACCGGCTAAGGACGAGAAGGGAAGCATCAATAGAAGCCATAGTAAAAGAGGCCGGGAGAACATTTCCACCAGAAGCTCTTGTCTATGCTCTAGAACTACGCGGCTATGAGGCTAGGCTAAGTGATGATAAATCGTTGCTATATACAACGGCACCTCCAGAAGAAGTGATAACGACTGCGAGAAAGATAGCAGATGCTATAGACCAACTTAAATACCGTGTGAGAGGCTCAGCAGCTAAACGTATGATAGCAGCTATAGCAGCAGGACTGGATGTTGATGTTGAGCACGTAATAGAATACGGTCTGCGGAGCCGGGTCCTAGAGGAGACTGAGGACGGGATTATCCTACGCGAGGAATGGAGAAGAGGGCTTCGTAAGATAGCAGTCATGCTTAAGGGGGCTCAGACTCCAGGCTAA
- a CDS encoding exosome complex RNA-binding protein Csl4, with amino-acid sequence MLRSVEELAGRRVFPGEPLCTVEEFIPGEGVYVDDGYIRAARFGQVEVDLVTRRISVKPVSLKPRLPKRNSIVYGAVYAVPRDELALVKIFADERMVPYNGTFSGVLHILQVADTPGGKSMYDFVKPGDFIRATVLSSAIPYMLSIKRSQDGVVLAYCSVCGSPLYRIPGSPRLACLRCGNEEQRRVSPLYILSTRRRRR; translated from the coding sequence ATGCTAAGAAGTGTCGAGGAGCTGGCAGGGCGTAGAGTCTTCCCTGGCGAGCCATTGTGTACAGTAGAGGAATTCATACCTGGCGAGGGAGTCTATGTTGACGACGGCTATATACGTGCAGCGAGGTTTGGTCAGGTAGAGGTAGACCTCGTGACCCGTAGGATAAGCGTGAAGCCTGTATCACTGAAGCCTAGGCTTCCTAAGAGGAATAGTATAGTATATGGTGCTGTTTATGCAGTGCCGCGCGACGAGCTAGCTCTCGTCAAGATATTTGCTGACGAGCGTATGGTGCCCTATAACGGGACGTTTAGCGGTGTGCTACATATACTCCAGGTGGCTGATACACCTGGAGGCAAGAGTATGTATGACTTCGTGAAGCCTGGTGACTTCATCCGTGCCACTGTATTGTCATCGGCTATCCCATACATGCTTTCAATTAAGAGATCGCAGGATGGTGTGGTACTTGCTTACTGTTCTGTGTGTGGTTCACCTCTATACCGTATACCAGGTAGTCCACGTCTAGCTTGTCTACGCTGTGGAAACGAGGAGCAGCGACGCGTATCACCGCTCTATATACTCTCAACACGGCGTAGAAGAAGATAG
- a CDS encoding METTL5 family protein, which translates to MRLARISRLRMVLERLVPRLESPKRELEQYRTPPEIAVDIAMCIAGVACKVVVDLGSGTGMLSYAVSLVSGSYVVGFDVDEALAVLARSSDLYEASIVDFVVADVAYLPLRPLGNVCVVQNPPFGVSRRGADRVFMKAAMGIGARVICSLHYASVGVERYLKRLFSEAEYIVEFMKVYRFPLPAMYRDHVKRIHYIPVLLLRAWRGEERGRQRGDAKKCRGAGRA; encoded by the coding sequence GTGAGGCTTGCACGTATATCAAGACTAAGGATGGTATTGGAGCGGCTAGTTCCGCGGCTGGAGAGTCCTAAGCGTGAGCTTGAACAGTACCGTACGCCCCCAGAGATAGCAGTTGACATTGCTATGTGTATAGCTGGAGTAGCATGTAAAGTAGTAGTGGATCTCGGCTCAGGTACTGGCATGCTGAGCTATGCTGTGAGCCTAGTTAGTGGCAGCTATGTTGTCGGCTTCGATGTTGATGAGGCTCTAGCAGTGCTAGCGCGGAGTTCAGATCTCTACGAGGCCAGTATTGTAGACTTTGTTGTAGCTGACGTAGCCTACTTGCCTCTACGCCCTCTAGGGAATGTATGCGTGGTTCAGAATCCTCCATTCGGTGTATCTAGGCGTGGAGCAGATAGAGTCTTCATGAAAGCTGCTATGGGTATTGGGGCCAGAGTTATATGTAGCCTACATTATGCTAGCGTGGGGGTGGAGAGATACCTTAAGAGGCTCTTCTCCGAAGCCGAGTATATAGTGGAGTTCATGAAGGTGTATAGGTTCCCTCTTCCGGCTATGTATCGTGATCACGTTAAGAGAATACATTACATACCCGTGTTGCTCCTAAGGGCTTGGAGAGGCGAGGAGAGGGGGAGGCAGAGAGGCGATGCTAAGAAGTGTCGAGGAGCTGGCAGGGCGTAG